In Corticium candelabrum chromosome 1, ooCorCand1.1, whole genome shotgun sequence, the genomic stretch AAATCGAAGTGGTCCTGAGTAATTATGTTCATAACCTTGTCTGATAGTGACGCCCAATGGATTCTGCTAAAACTGGAAACTAAAGTTACAGGATACAGAGGGGAGGGggataaataattatagtatAGTGACCCATGACTAGATTTTAAGCCTAGCAGATAACATGTCAAAATCCAACCTGTGGAATGTGCTTTAACTGCTGATTGCCAGCAAAGTTGCATTTTATCTATAATTCGCAATCATCACAGTATACATGTAACAGCTATAACATCATATATACTAACCCATTACAGTTGTAAAAAGTTGTTTGACATCCTCATTAGAAGCTGCATCTGCTACTAATTCATTCAGCTCCATCATCTCACTCATAAAATCAATGTCTGTGTTTATTTCCCCTTCTGTTATAGCAATTCCATGTTCTGCTAACTACAACCCATAAACCATATTAGTTTCAATGCATTCTTTAGCTACATGCAGCATGCATTTATAAAAACATTGCCTTACCAAGTAGAGACCTCGAGAAAGTGGGTCCAATAGTGTTTTATATGCTCTGTTCACAAATGCTGACTGCTGAGCAGAATGTATCCGTTCATTCTATATAATCAATATCCAACAACATAACTAAATTGTGTGAATATCAGAACATGTTGGCATGACTAAGAATGTATTAATCCTAGGACAGAACTGTAACTGCCGTCGATGTAGGAATAGGTCAGGCGTAATATTCTTATCTAATGCGGTCACAGCTAAACTTTATAAAGGCATTAAATTGATTTGAAGGAAGCTTTTGCTGCAACAAGAAAAGATGACAAGGAATCAAATATAACACGACTCCTCAGAAGCAATACAGCCAGTCTCCGTTTCATTTAAACATGTTAGAACTTGAGGTTACCAAAGAAGTTTGCTAACTCTCAATTGTGCACTGTGCTTTcataaaaatttatttgttaggcctatatatatatcctCTATGTATACAAGTTGACTTATGTATTATCCAAAAAGTAGATCACAATTAATGCTTGtaagagacagacataaaaaCGTGTCCTTCACCAAATAAACATCCACTTCACCTGGCATTTCTGACTGAATTTATCTGGGTGAATCAAATTCTGTAATTCTCTGAATCGAGCTGTTAGTTGCCGAGTCTCGATCTCCAATGATCTTGCGCTAAGGAAAAGTTCCATGCCTCGCCTGATTACAAACATAATTCTAGCAGAAAGCATTTCGCATTTACACTTACATTCCAAAAACTGCAAAATAATCATCTGCGTATGGCGGCAACAGAACATTGTAAGAGCAACCACAGAACAAGTAAAATGGCTTGTTGCGAAGAGATAATCCGCACTTCCAGCAACTTGACGAGTTGCATCGTATCGAAAGAAGCCGGCTTGCACCACTCAAGATACGAC encodes the following:
- the LOC134177528 gene encoding iron-sulfur cluster co-chaperone protein HscB-like, which translates into the protein MQSRCTSRILSGASRLLSIRCNSSSCWKCGLSLRNKPFYLFCGCSYNVLLPPYADDYFAVFGIARSLEIETRQLTARFRELQNLIHPDKFSQKCQNERIHSAQQSAFVNRAYKTLLDPLSRGLYLLAEHGIAITEGEINTDIDFMSEMMELNELVADAASNEDVKQLFTTVMDKMQLCWQSAVKAHSTGDMDEVRSSLVHMRYYKTIQERLTEKTSDHLAEHISTSK